A single Amia ocellicauda isolate fAmiCal2 chromosome 9, fAmiCal2.hap1, whole genome shotgun sequence DNA region contains:
- the sapcd2 gene encoding suppressor APC domain-containing protein 2, with the protein MALIAADRSCKLSGSVAVLARLGASQRAGVGGGSSGDSRMQPGELDLSTDGLPRAFLHSLRTLFDILDDTKRGYVHISEIESRWQGADTRELPRGVLECLRRVAPPHGCLSFERFVAGLRFSLLNNRSQQQQHSHSHSGQQKAPHPGHSHPHAGCASQGSRGVENTNPAVKVRPLGPSNGVNTHPTPYPSSSGDHSVYASVPPPVSVAPGAPGRYGSGPYERTGRSLERIPVLPESSQYRAEPSRTGKKLQQQNRIRSIESLALESPQLQKPGGLEGGALPRSQSETTTGLAGVRRHGRSRDEQRRHTITNGVDYGMLKQMKELEQEKDSLLAGLEAVERARDWYQQQIHSVTERQRHVGQSAHCTDFFSDSSQSRLNVLLPKLQEVNRCLGDLISCSGMPFSASPTSLAPAGPSNPPHAPPSLPHPQQAIQRLKDQNRLLTKEVTDKSERITQLEQEKSALIKQLFEARSRSAQEGAALDSTFI; encoded by the exons ATGGCTTTGATTGCCGCGGATCGGAGCTGCAAACTAAGCGGGTCTGTGGCTGTGTTGGCTCGCCTGGGCGCCAGTCAGCGAGCAGGGGTCGGCGGCGGCAGCAGCGGCGACAGCAGGATGCAACCCGGGGAGCTGGATCTCTCCACGGACGGGCTGCCCAGAGCCTTCCTGCACAGCCTGCGGACTTTATTCGATATCCTGGACGACACCAAGCGGGGCTACGTGCACATCTCGGAGATCGAGAGCCGCTGGCAGGGCGCCGACACCCGGGAGCTGCCCCGGGGGGTGCTGGAGTGCCTGCGCCGGGTCGCCCCTCCGCACGGCTGCCTGTCCTTCGAGCGCTTCGTGGCCGGTCTGCGGTTCTCGCTGCTCAACAACAGATCCCAACAGCAGCaacactcccactcccactcggGGCAGCAGAAAGCACCCCACCCCGGCCACTCGCACCCCCACGCCGGCTGTGCGTCCCAGGGCTCCCGAGGCGTGGAGAACACAAACCCAGCGGTCAAGGTTCGTCCCCTGGGGCCCAGCAACGGGGTCAACACCCACCCGACACCCTACCCCTCCAGCTCCGGGGACCACTCGGTGTACGCCTCCGTCCCGCCGCCCGTTTCTGTGGCTCCCGGGGCACCTGGGCGCTACGGCAGTGGGCCGTACGAGAGGACCGGCCGTAGCCTGGAGAGGATCCCCGTGCTGCCCGAGAGCAGCCAGtaccgagccgagccgagccggaCCGGGAAGAAGCTACAGCAGCAGAATCGGATCCGCTCCATAGAGTCCCTAGCGCTGGAATCGCCACAGCTCCAAAAACCTG GTGGACTGGAGGGCGGGGCACTGCCACGGTCGCAGAGTGAGACGACGACTGGATTGGCCGGTGTGCGGCGGCATGGGCGGAGCCGGGACGAGCAGAGGCGTCACACCATCACGAACGGGGTGGATTACGGCATG ctgaagcagatgaaggagctggagcaggagaAGGACTCCCTGCTGGCCGGGCTGGAGGCGGTGGAACGTGCCCGAGACTGGTACCAGCAGCAAATCCACAGCGTCaccgagagacagagacacgtgGGCCAGAGCGCACACTGCACT gatTTTTTCTCCGATTCCAGTCAAAGTCGTCTGAATGTGCTACTGCCCAAACTCCAGGAAGTGAACCGGTGCCTCGGTGACCTCATATCCTGTTCTGGAATG CCTTTCTCCGCGTCCCCCACCAGTCTGGCGCCTGCTGGCCCCTCAAACCCACCACACGCCCCCCCCAGCCTGCCCCACCCCCAGCAAGCCATTCAGAGGCTCAAAGACCAGAACCGCCTGCTCACTAAG gaggtgACAGACAAGAGTGAGCGCATCACCCAGCTGGAGCAGGAGAAGTCGGCTCTGATCAAGCAGTTGTTTGAGGCGAGGTCCCGCAGTGCCCAGGAGGGGGCGGCGCTGGACTCCACTTTCATCTGA